One Xenopus tropicalis strain Nigerian chromosome 8, UCB_Xtro_10.0, whole genome shotgun sequence genomic window carries:
- the klhdc2 gene encoding kelch domain containing 2: MADENEQPPADADGEEEEEEDDDDDLVDESIPAERSGHVAVTDGQSIFVWGGYKNAPVRGFYDFYLPRDEIWIYDMENGSWQRVKTKGEIPLSMSGSCAACVDKVLYLFGGHHAHGNTNMFYMLNLNPRDGDLFWEKVDCKGIPPSPKDKLGVWTYKNK; the protein is encoded by the exons ATGGCGGATGAGAACGAACAGCCTCCGGCAGATGCCGAtggagaggaggaggaagaggaagatgatgatgatgatctggTTGATGAAAGTATCCCGGCTGAGCGCAGCGGCCATGTGGCTGTCACTGACGGACAGAGCATATTTGTGTGGGGCGGATACAAG AATGCTCCAGTTAGAGGCTTTTATGATTTCTACTTGCCTAGAGATGAAATTTGGATCTATGATATGGAAAATGGAAGCTG GCAGAGAGTAAAAACAAAGGGTGAAATCCCTCTCTCAATGTCCGGAAGCTGTGCTGCATGTGTGGATAAAGTGCTTTACCTGTTTGGGGGACATCATGCCCATGGTAACACAAACATG TTCTACATGCTGAACTTGAATCCAAGAGACGGAGATCTATTTTGGGAGAAGGTAGATTGCAAAGGAATTCCTCCTTCCCCAAAGGACAAGCTTGGTGTATGGACCTATAAAAACAAGTAA
- the klhdc1 gene encoding kelch domain containing 1 isoform X1: protein MATIQQRYCVAEERSGHCAAMHDNYLYVWGGYVTIEENEVYLPNDEIWIYDIDSGLWRMHLTDGDLPPSMSGSCGACLNGKFYVFGGYDDKGYSNQLFCLDLHSKSGQYTWKHINNFKGQSPTARDKLSCWVYDDRLIYFGGYGCRKHSELNDCFDVHDASWEGQIFWGWNNDIHVFDTKTQTWFQPFVKNSPPQARAAHSCALLDNKGYVFGGRVLQTRMNDLHFLDLDTWTWSGGIRINGKIPSGRSWHTLTPVGDDQLFLFGGLSEESEPLSDGWIYSIKTNEWEQLQHLPKNRPRLWHTACPGKENEVMVFGGSKDDLLSLDTGHCNDLLIFQIQPYSLLRLCLDAVGKYSSVLERQVSCLPTKLLQQALKKITFWAATKYRKQKRNHSK, encoded by the exons ATGGCTACGATACAGCAACGGTACTGCGTGGCTGAGGAGAGAAGCGGTCACTGCGCTGCCATGCACGATAACTATCTTTATGTGTGGGGCGGTTATGtg ACAATTGAAGAAAATGAGGTATACTTACCAAATGATGAAATATGGATCTATGATATCGATAGTGGTTTGTG gaGAATGCACTTAACAGATGGTGATCTGCCTCCATCAATGTCAGGGAGTTGTGGAGCATGTCTTAATGGCAAGTTTTATGTTTTTGGAGGATATGATGACAAAGGATACAGCAACCAG ctctTCTGTTTGGATCTTCATTCAAAATCTGGACAGTACACATGGAAGCACATTAACAACTTTAAAGGCCAATCCCCAACGGCCAGAGATAAACTTTCTTGCTGGGTTTATGATGACAG gttaaTCTACTTTGGTGGATATGGATGCAGAAAACACAGTGAACTTAATGACTGCTTTGATGTACATGATGCGTCATGG GAAGGTCAGATTTTCTGGGGATGGAACAATGATATCCATGTTTTTGACACAAAGACACAGACCTGGTTTCAGCCCTTTGTAAAA AATTCTCCACCCCAGGCACGAGCAGCTCATTCCTGTGCTCTGTTGGATAACAAAGGATATGTGTTTGGGGGTCGTGTGCTG caAACAAGAATGAATGATTTGCATTTTCTGGATCTAGACACATGGACATGGTCTGGAGG CATTCGGATTAATGGAAAGATCCCAAGCGGTAGATCATGGCATACCTTAACACCAGTTGGAGATGACCAGCTGTTTTTGTTTGGTGGTCTTAGTGAAGAAAGTGAACCTTTAA gtgaTGGCTGGATTTACAGCATAAAAACCAATGAATGGGAGCAGCTTCAACATTTGCCAAAAAATAggccaag ATTGTGGCACACAGCCTGCCCTGGAAAAGAAAATGAAGTGATGGTATTTGGCGGCAGTAAAGATGATTTACTTTCTCTAGACACA GGTCATTGTAATGATTTGCTAATCTTTCAGATTCAGCCTTACTCACTTCTAAG GTTGTGCCTAGATGCTGTAGGGAAATATTCTTCTGTGCTAGAAAGACAAGTGTCCTGCTTACCCACAAAACTCCTTCAGCAAGCATTAAAGAAAATAACCTTCTGGGCTGCAACcaaatacagaaaacaaaaaaggaaTCATTCAAAGTGA
- the klhdc1 gene encoding kelch domain containing 1, whose amino-acid sequence MHDNYLYVWGGYVTIEENEVYLPNDEIWIYDIDSGLWRMHLTDGDLPPSMSGSCGACLNGKFYVFGGYDDKGYSNQLFCLDLHSKSGQYTWKHINNFKGQSPTARDKLSCWVYDDRKVRFSGDGTMISMFLTQRHRPGFSPL is encoded by the exons ATGCACGATAACTATCTTTATGTGTGGGGCGGTTATGtg ACAATTGAAGAAAATGAGGTATACTTACCAAATGATGAAATATGGATCTATGATATCGATAGTGGTTTGTG gaGAATGCACTTAACAGATGGTGATCTGCCTCCATCAATGTCAGGGAGTTGTGGAGCATGTCTTAATGGCAAGTTTTATGTTTTTGGAGGATATGATGACAAAGGATACAGCAACCAG ctctTCTGTTTGGATCTTCATTCAAAATCTGGACAGTACACATGGAAGCACATTAACAACTTTAAAGGCCAATCCCCAACGGCCAGAGATAAACTTTCTTGCTGGGTTTATGATGACAG GAAGGTCAGATTTTCTGGGGATGGAACAATGATATCCATGTTTTTGACACAAAGACACAGACCTGGTTTCAGCCCTTTGTAA